In a genomic window of Chryseobacterium sp. G0162:
- a CDS encoding T9SS type A sorting domain-containing protein, producing the protein MKSTIFLTICSLLISIFSFGQTSTETFETESSGSSSFTDNGVTFNIISHSSTFNIGVFPGTGWSGTANDNRYIDNTTNVGPTSASFSIKTTSNLFKVNRFWVYVANQFSNPNVTGTLTVTGKLSGVTKFSATKTNNFTVGLGTTNGYTLIDLTNLNGQNYSNIVIDQLQLTLGGNYYYLGLDAFTWVKDSNIVLGTSETKSTQKNLTLYPNPTNGPLSISSEKNSEAKIYSVDGKVLKTVQVQKGSNEISISELPKGVYFIKTATESTKVIKN; encoded by the coding sequence ATGAAAAGCACTATCTTTTTAACCATTTGTAGTCTGCTCATTTCAATTTTTTCATTCGGGCAGACCAGTACAGAGACATTTGAAACCGAATCTAGTGGAAGTAGCAGTTTTACAGATAATGGAGTTACTTTCAATATCATTTCACATTCCTCTACTTTCAATATAGGAGTTTTTCCAGGTACAGGATGGAGTGGTACCGCAAACGATAACAGATATATTGACAATACAACTAATGTAGGGCCTACTAGTGCATCGTTTAGTATAAAAACAACTTCCAATCTGTTTAAAGTAAACCGTTTTTGGGTGTATGTTGCTAATCAGTTTTCAAATCCTAATGTTACAGGTACTCTTACTGTAACAGGAAAATTGAGTGGAGTAACTAAATTCTCAGCAACAAAGACCAATAATTTCACAGTAGGTTTGGGGACTACAAACGGATATACTCTCATTGACCTTACTAATCTTAATGGACAAAATTATTCCAATATTGTGATTGACCAACTTCAACTAACTCTTGGCGGTAACTATTATTACCTAGGGCTTGATGCTTTTACATGGGTAAAAGACAGCAATATTGTATTGGGAACCTCAGAAACTAAAAGCACTCAAAAAAACTTGACTCTTTATCCTAACCCAACCAACGGACCTCTTTCTATCAGTTCTGAAAAAAATTCAGAGGCTAAAATCTATAGTGTTGATGGTAAAGTCCTAAAAACGGTTCAGGTTCAAAAAGGTTCTAATGAAATCAGTATTTCAGAACTTCCAAAAGGAGTTTACTTTATCAAAACAGCCACTGAGTCTACTAAAGTTATTAAAAACTAA
- a CDS encoding DEAD/DEAH box helicase family protein, with amino-acid sequence MNVFPKNTIFKYNWRAYQKRFLDHLDEYLVDNHLHVSAPPGSGKTVLGLEVMVRLGKPTLIVAPTLAIKNQWIQRFCELFLHSETVPAWISSDIRKPGIITVTTYQGIHSATEATEEEEETLAKSSKVPASEIIKRLQKQKVGTLILDEAHHLKNAWWRSLMELKDKIEPTVVSLTATPPFDVSGTEWQKYIQLNGPIDAEISVPELMIEGDLCPHQDLVHFVLPSREEQKKIEYYHEQALVFFEEIKKDEIFLNAIEQHPVYQNPLEHLDWIYENISSYTSGLVYLHFRGEEIPEVHFEIIGDQQRYIPQFDFFWMEELLDFYLLVDEVHFKNYEDHRTNLGNRLKRHGFLDQKTLSFFNSKNVNQILNSSIGKLQGIKDIVDLEFSVLKDDLKMVILTDFIKKEYLNNGTENILNLDKIGAVPIFEKLRRENFQQKKIGILTGSLVIIPASAKSIFEELCKKKKLFGIGLSPLSYDPDYLVISLSEQVKHDIVHIITEIFQHGEIHVLIGTKSLLGEGWDAPKMNTLILASFISSFVLSNQMRGRVIRTDKDIPHKTGNIWHLVCFDTKDEIGGQDLNIMKRRFKTFVGISNKDIPTIENNIERLNIKTIENNEEIQEINQSFFVLAQDRESLINRWRKALDLGNILVEEIHVPAINMTAMKDVKMSYIGEMSRNMIKVMVSSILLFWQNLLLGIFRNFQAIDSVKTFSLFASLFGLAGFIVYGRKLFISAKQYWRYRDIGKQLGAMAEVVLYGLINERLIRTSLEQLKVISSSNSSEGAFCYLKGGSQYENAQFIQTLQEMVSPIDNPRYVLRQKKRSFLFKNEQYFPVPEIFAKNKKSAEFFTKTWNKAVGKSELIFTRTIEGRKILLKLRFEALLKRNGRIEHLHKWTR; translated from the coding sequence ATGAATGTTTTCCCTAAAAACACAATCTTTAAATACAACTGGCGGGCTTATCAGAAGAGATTTCTGGATCATCTTGATGAATATCTTGTAGATAACCACCTGCATGTCTCTGCACCTCCGGGTTCAGGTAAAACAGTACTTGGATTGGAAGTAATGGTAAGACTTGGCAAACCTACGCTCATTGTTGCCCCTACATTAGCTATCAAAAATCAGTGGATTCAAAGGTTTTGTGAACTATTCCTTCATTCAGAAACGGTTCCTGCATGGATATCTTCAGATATCAGAAAACCAGGAATCATTACCGTAACAACTTATCAGGGCATTCATTCTGCTACTGAAGCCACCGAAGAAGAAGAGGAAACACTGGCGAAATCTTCAAAAGTTCCGGCTTCAGAAATTATAAAACGGCTTCAAAAACAAAAAGTAGGAACCCTTATCCTGGATGAAGCTCATCATTTGAAAAATGCCTGGTGGAGGAGCCTCATGGAACTTAAAGATAAAATTGAACCCACTGTTGTATCCCTTACCGCCACACCGCCTTTTGATGTTTCCGGTACAGAATGGCAAAAATATATTCAGTTGAATGGTCCCATAGATGCAGAAATATCCGTTCCTGAACTGATGATTGAAGGCGATCTTTGTCCACATCAGGATTTGGTACACTTTGTATTACCTTCTCGGGAAGAACAAAAGAAAATTGAATATTACCATGAGCAGGCCTTAGTATTTTTTGAAGAAATTAAAAAAGATGAAATATTTCTTAATGCTATTGAACAGCATCCTGTGTATCAGAATCCACTGGAACATTTAGATTGGATCTATGAAAATATATCTTCTTATACTTCTGGTCTGGTCTACCTTCATTTCAGAGGAGAAGAAATTCCAGAAGTTCACTTTGAAATCATTGGTGACCAACAAAGGTATATTCCTCAATTTGATTTCTTCTGGATGGAAGAACTTCTCGACTTTTATTTACTGGTAGATGAGGTTCATTTTAAAAATTACGAAGATCACCGTACTAATTTAGGGAATCGATTAAAAAGGCACGGATTTTTAGATCAGAAGACTTTGAGCTTTTTTAATAGTAAAAATGTAAACCAGATTCTCAATTCAAGTATAGGCAAACTTCAGGGGATAAAAGATATCGTCGATTTGGAATTTTCCGTGCTTAAAGATGATCTGAAAATGGTTATTCTTACTGATTTTATCAAAAAAGAATACCTGAATAACGGAACTGAGAATATACTCAACCTTGATAAAATAGGAGCCGTTCCCATATTTGAAAAACTGCGACGGGAAAACTTCCAGCAGAAAAAAATAGGCATTCTTACAGGAAGCCTGGTGATTATTCCGGCAAGTGCAAAAAGTATATTTGAAGAACTCTGTAAGAAAAAAAAATTATTTGGAATAGGGCTTTCACCATTGAGCTATGATCCGGATTATCTCGTAATCAGCCTTTCGGAACAGGTAAAACATGATATTGTACACATTATTACGGAAATTTTTCAACATGGAGAAATTCATGTTTTGATTGGAACCAAATCTTTATTGGGAGAAGGTTGGGATGCTCCTAAAATGAATACTTTAATTCTGGCAAGTTTTATCAGCTCCTTTGTACTTTCAAATCAGATGAGAGGAAGAGTCATAAGGACAGATAAGGATATTCCTCATAAAACTGGAAATATATGGCATCTTGTATGTTTTGATACCAAAGATGAAATCGGAGGCCAGGATCTGAATATTATGAAACGAAGGTTCAAAACCTTTGTTGGGATTTCCAATAAAGATATTCCCACCATTGAAAACAACATTGAAAGGCTCAATATTAAGACCATAGAAAATAATGAGGAAATACAGGAGATTAACCAGTCATTTTTTGTTTTGGCTCAAGATAGAGAGAGCCTTATCAACCGTTGGAGAAAAGCGCTTGATCTTGGAAATATTTTAGTAGAAGAAATACATGTTCCTGCCATCAATATGACTGCCATGAAGGATGTGAAGATGAGTTATATCGGAGAAATGTCTAGAAATATGATTAAGGTGATGGTTTCTTCTATATTATTATTCTGGCAGAATCTTCTATTGGGAATCTTTAGAAATTTTCAGGCAATTGATTCTGTAAAAACCTTTTCATTATTTGCTTCCTTGTTTGGATTGGCAGGTTTCATAGTATATGGAAGAAAGTTATTTATATCCGCAAAGCAATACTGGAGATACAGAGATATAGGAAAACAACTAGGAGCAATGGCAGAGGTGGTTTTATATGGTCTGATTAATGAAAGATTGATAAGAACTTCTTTGGAACAATTGAAAGTTATAAGCTCATCCAATAGCAGTGAAGGTGCATTTTGCTATCTGAAAGGAGGTAGCCAATATGAGAATGCACAGTTTATCCAGACTTTACAGGAAATGGTCTCTCCGATAGATAATCCGAGGTATGTTCTGAGACAGAAAAAGAGATCTTTTCTTTTCAAGAATGAACAGTACTTTCCGGTACCTGAAATTTTTGCAAAAAATAAAAAAAGTGCAGAATTTTTTACTAAAACATGGAATAAAGCGGTAGGAAAATCAGAGTTAATTTTTACAAGAACCATTGAAGGACGCAAAATCCTATTAAAACTAAGATTTGAAGCTCTTTTAAAAAGAAATGGAAGAATAGAGCATCTCCACAAATGGACAAGATAA
- a CDS encoding XAC2610-related protein — protein sequence MRDWIIFMAFGGLAFFSCSGNPKSGSEGYFSEEKFVDSLNAGIKGETKVVFEKFRHTGNGDAYASIHFYDLKKIWVESKDSEFTTWELKNSFKFDKDGITDLNVEIKDFNNDGFDDITYQSAIAGRGGNIVMTLFVYDPKSKDFIHIKNSDRYPNLSYNTKLNCINSLILTGYTTTVFLKIKNDSLDEFARVDVSDTIRVEVKDTMGKFKIIQKKPFLGSDEDTYRVFRNYNPLEY from the coding sequence ATGAGGGATTGGATTATTTTTATGGCTTTTGGGGGACTGGCTTTTTTTTCTTGTTCTGGGAACCCCAAATCTGGAAGTGAAGGTTATTTTTCTGAAGAGAAATTTGTAGACAGCCTAAATGCAGGAATAAAAGGTGAAACGAAAGTAGTCTTTGAAAAGTTTAGGCATACCGGAAATGGAGATGCATATGCTTCCATTCATTTTTATGACTTGAAAAAGATCTGGGTGGAGTCCAAAGACTCAGAATTTACCACATGGGAGCTTAAGAACAGTTTTAAATTTGACAAAGATGGAATCACCGATCTTAATGTGGAGATTAAGGATTTCAATAATGATGGATTTGATGATATAACTTATCAAAGTGCTATAGCAGGAAGAGGAGGAAATATCGTAATGACTTTATTCGTATATGACCCAAAAAGTAAAGACTTTATTCACATTAAAAACTCAGATAGGTATCCGAACTTAAGTTATAATACAAAATTAAACTGCATAAATTCTTTGATATTAACTGGCTATACTACCACAGTATTTCTTAAAATTAAAAATGATTCTTTGGATGAATTTGCAAGAGTAGATGTTTCAGATACCATTAGGGTAGAAGTAAAAGATACTATGGGAAAGTTCAAAATTATTCAAAAGAAACCATTTCTAGGTTCTGATGAGGATACTTACAGAGTCTTTAGAAATTACAATCCCTTGGAATACTAA
- a CDS encoding enoyl-CoA hydratase/isomerase family protein, with amino-acid sequence MNEFVASEIKNNIAEITFGTPKSNSLPGAILEKLAQTILNEGAKDEVKAIVIKSEGEKAFCAGASFDELLAIDELDASTKFFGGFAKVLNAMRNCGKIVVVRVQGKTTGGGVGIACGADYCFATKDSALALTEINLGIGPFVIGPYVERKIGKSQFSAMAIDADFRSAEWAEQHNVYHSVSKNIQEMDEKLEKFLQTLASRSSDALALIKKVSWEGTDHFNELMPARIHMSASLILEDSAKKNIEAIKTRLKVK; translated from the coding sequence ATGAACGAATTCGTTGCATCAGAAATCAAAAATAATATTGCCGAAATTACTTTCGGAACCCCAAAAAGTAATTCCCTTCCGGGAGCGATTTTAGAAAAACTGGCTCAGACTATTTTAAATGAAGGAGCTAAAGATGAGGTAAAAGCTATTGTTATAAAAAGCGAAGGTGAAAAAGCATTCTGTGCAGGAGCAAGCTTTGATGAACTTCTGGCTATTGATGAGCTTGACGCTTCCACTAAGTTCTTTGGAGGTTTTGCTAAAGTACTGAACGCAATGAGAAACTGTGGAAAGATTGTTGTTGTAAGAGTGCAGGGAAAAACAACAGGAGGTGGAGTAGGAATAGCCTGTGGCGCTGATTATTGCTTTGCAACAAAAGATTCTGCATTAGCACTTACGGAAATCAATTTAGGAATAGGGCCTTTCGTAATTGGTCCTTATGTAGAAAGAAAAATCGGAAAATCACAATTCTCAGCAATGGCTATTGATGCTGATTTCAGGTCAGCAGAATGGGCAGAACAACATAATGTATATCATTCTGTTTCAAAAAATATTCAGGAAATGGATGAAAAACTGGAAAAATTTTTACAGACATTAGCATCAAGGAGTAGTGATGCTTTAGCATTAATCAAAAAAGTTTCCTGGGAAGGAACAGATCATTTTAATGAACTGATGCCAGCAAGAATTCATATGAGTGCAAGCCTTATTTTAGAAGATTCTGCTAAGAAGAATATTGAAGCTATTAAAACTCGATTAAAAGTGAAATAA
- a CDS encoding phage tail protein, with translation MEEYIGIVKLFAGNFAPRGWMFCDGRLLSIANYSAVFSILGTTYGGDGRTTFALPNLKGRMALGAGNVNANENYPLGVVAGTTQNTLLSSNLPSVGAGFQLKVANQNANSVTPSAASSFAITGIPNGRNFQAVPSFIDADPDTAINTKSISFVGQNLPVNNMPPYLGLNYIICIEGIYPPRD, from the coding sequence ATGGAAGAGTACATTGGAATCGTTAAATTATTTGCAGGAAATTTTGCACCAAGAGGATGGATGTTCTGTGATGGAAGGTTATTGAGTATCGCTAACTATTCAGCAGTATTTTCAATTTTAGGAACAACCTATGGTGGCGACGGAAGAACTACCTTTGCCCTTCCTAACTTAAAGGGAAGAATGGCGTTGGGGGCCGGAAATGTAAATGCCAACGAAAATTATCCACTGGGTGTAGTGGCTGGAACCACACAAAACACATTATTGTCTTCAAATCTACCAAGCGTTGGGGCTGGTTTTCAACTTAAGGTAGCAAATCAGAATGCCAACAGCGTAACCCCTTCTGCAGCTTCATCGTTTGCTATCACAGGGATTCCTAACGGCAGAAATTTTCAGGCAGTTCCAAGTTTTATAGATGCAGACCCAGACACAGCAATCAATACCAAGTCTATTTCATTTGTAGGACAAAATCTTCCAGTCAATAATATGCCTCCTTATCTTGGATTAAATTACATTATTTGTATTGAAGGCATTTATCCTCCTCGGGATTAA
- the paaZ gene encoding phenylacetic acid degradation bifunctional protein PaaZ, which yields MEKLKNYIYGEWVEGAGTGIPLYNAVTGEQVAVSDTEGLNFEQALDYGRTVGYKNLSSMTFYDRGEMLKKVALYLLERKKKYYELSYKTGATHVDSWVDIEGGFGTFFTYSGLAKRMLPNTSFWVDGDTQKISANGTFLGTHILTPSEGVSVQINAYNFPVWGMLEKLSTSLLAGVPSIVKPSPFGSYLTNAVFQDMIESGILPEGAVQLVCGEPGNILDYVQDGDSVLFTGSATTGRKLKSLPSVAGNAVRFNMEADSLNCSILGLEAKPGTPEFDLFVKEVRNEMTTKAGQKCTAIRRIIVPEHLIGDVQNALSKALDQTKIGNPLSRETKMGSLVGRQQYEEVLRKVNILKSETELVYDGKHELVDASYENGAFMSPKLFLNDKPFEKNISHDVEAFGPVSTLMPYKDAEEAAALAKRGKGSLVGSIVSHDENFIAETSWKMASQHGRIFVLNRDNAKESTGHGSPLPTLMHGGPGRAGGGEEMGGLSGLHFFLQKTAIQGSPDVLKAITKIYQQGAEKKFSDKHPFQKYFEEVEVGDSLETAGRTVTDADIVNFSNVSWDHFYAHTDATSLTGTIFDKTVAHGYFILSAAAGLFVSGKKGPVIANYGLEECSFFKPVYAGDTITVYLTAKEKINRGVKGRNIPSGVVKWLVEVINQRDEVVCVATILTLVAKQSPFIDLTVKNVQKILSGLTESTPALWGKMSPQQMIEHLDQAVLVSLGEPEAEKCFTPEEHLEKWQDSLYNHRAMPKEFTAPFLPQDGSLPELTHKNLETAKQSFIDNLKRFVVYYKENPQAEHMNFVFGKLNKEMWELMHKKHFTHHFEQFGLI from the coding sequence ATGGAAAAACTAAAAAACTATATATACGGTGAATGGGTAGAAGGAGCCGGTACCGGAATCCCTTTATACAACGCTGTAACAGGAGAGCAGGTAGCCGTTTCCGATACTGAAGGTCTTAACTTTGAACAGGCTCTTGATTACGGTAGAACTGTAGGGTACAAAAACCTTTCTTCCATGACGTTCTATGATCGTGGGGAAATGTTAAAAAAAGTAGCCCTTTACCTGTTAGAAAGAAAGAAAAAATATTACGAATTGTCCTATAAAACGGGAGCTACTCACGTTGATTCATGGGTGGATATTGAAGGAGGTTTCGGAACATTTTTTACCTATTCAGGATTAGCAAAAAGAATGCTGCCTAACACTTCATTCTGGGTTGACGGTGATACTCAGAAAATTTCAGCTAACGGAACGTTTTTAGGTACTCATATTTTAACACCAAGTGAAGGGGTTTCTGTACAGATCAACGCTTATAACTTTCCTGTTTGGGGAATGTTGGAAAAATTATCCACATCATTGTTAGCAGGGGTACCATCTATTGTTAAGCCATCACCCTTCGGATCTTATCTTACGAATGCCGTATTTCAGGATATGATTGAAAGTGGAATATTACCTGAAGGAGCAGTACAATTGGTATGTGGAGAACCTGGAAATATCCTTGATTATGTTCAGGATGGAGATTCTGTATTGTTTACAGGTTCAGCTACTACGGGAAGAAAACTGAAATCACTTCCATCTGTTGCAGGAAATGCCGTTCGTTTCAATATGGAAGCAGATTCTTTGAATTGTTCTATCCTTGGATTGGAAGCAAAACCAGGAACTCCGGAATTTGATTTATTTGTCAAAGAAGTTCGAAACGAGATGACCACAAAAGCAGGTCAGAAATGTACAGCGATCAGAAGAATCATTGTTCCTGAGCATTTGATTGGTGATGTTCAGAACGCTCTATCCAAAGCTTTAGATCAAACCAAGATCGGAAACCCATTAAGCAGAGAAACAAAAATGGGATCTTTGGTGGGAAGACAGCAATATGAAGAAGTTTTAAGAAAAGTAAATATTTTAAAATCAGAAACAGAACTTGTCTATGACGGAAAACATGAACTTGTAGACGCCAGCTATGAAAACGGAGCATTTATGAGTCCTAAGTTATTCCTGAATGATAAACCTTTCGAGAAAAATATCTCTCATGATGTAGAAGCTTTCGGGCCAGTATCTACATTAATGCCATATAAAGATGCTGAAGAAGCAGCTGCTTTGGCAAAAAGAGGAAAAGGAAGTTTAGTTGGATCTATTGTTTCCCACGATGAAAACTTTATTGCAGAAACATCATGGAAAATGGCCTCTCAACATGGTAGAATCTTTGTATTGAACAGAGACAATGCTAAAGAAAGTACTGGTCATGGCTCACCACTTCCTACATTAATGCACGGCGGACCTGGTAGAGCAGGAGGCGGAGAAGAAATGGGAGGATTAAGTGGTCTGCATTTCTTCCTACAGAAAACAGCTATTCAGGGATCTCCGGATGTATTGAAAGCGATTACTAAAATTTATCAGCAAGGAGCAGAGAAAAAATTCTCAGATAAACATCCTTTCCAGAAATATTTTGAAGAAGTTGAAGTAGGAGATTCTTTAGAAACTGCAGGGAGAACAGTTACTGATGCAGATATCGTAAACTTCTCAAACGTTTCATGGGATCATTTCTATGCACATACAGATGCTACAAGTTTAACCGGGACCATTTTTGATAAAACCGTTGCTCATGGATACTTCATCCTTTCAGCTGCGGCGGGACTGTTTGTTTCTGGTAAAAAAGGACCTGTTATCGCGAATTACGGATTAGAAGAATGTAGTTTCTTCAAACCAGTCTACGCCGGAGATACGATCACTGTTTATTTAACAGCAAAAGAAAAAATTAACAGAGGAGTAAAAGGAAGAAATATTCCATCTGGTGTGGTAAAATGGTTGGTTGAGGTTATTAACCAAAGAGATGAGGTCGTTTGCGTAGCAACGATTTTAACTTTGGTGGCAAAACAATCTCCTTTCATTGATCTGACGGTGAAAAATGTTCAGAAGATATTAAGTGGATTAACGGAAAGTACTCCTGCACTTTGGGGGAAAATGTCTCCACAGCAAATGATTGAACACTTAGATCAGGCTGTATTGGTAAGTTTAGGGGAACCAGAAGCAGAGAAATGCTTTACTCCTGAAGAACATCTTGAAAAATGGCAGGATTCTCTTTACAACCACAGAGCAATGCCGAAAGAATTTACCGCTCCGTTCTTACCACAGGATGGTTCACTTCCAGAACTTACTCATAAGAATCTGGAAACAGCAAAACAATCTTTCATTGATAACTTGAAACGATTTGTAGTATATTACAAAGAAAATCCACAGGCAGAACACATGAATTTTGTTTTTGGAAAACTAAATAAAGAAATGTGGGAACTGATGCATAAGAAGCATTTCACCCATCATTTTGAACAATTTGGATTGATTTAA
- a CDS encoding SMUG2 DNA glycosylase family protein yields MNKTFADQVIEFNENLTYSGSLPEGFEVLNPYLDNPETMQVMQKFYHKYYNDSKKRKFIIGINPSRHGAGVTGVPFTDTKRLESICGIKMESAHTHEVSSVFMYDMIADYGGADLFYKDIYINSPFPLAIVRKTKNGWLNANYYDDKELFKDVKDFMIDSLKKHISLNLDTSEVFVLGKKNAEFISKLNKEAQLFGTMTVLEHPRYIQQYKSKEKQLYIDKYILALKR; encoded by the coding sequence ATGAATAAGACTTTTGCAGATCAGGTTATTGAATTCAATGAAAATTTAACGTATTCAGGAAGTCTTCCTGAGGGCTTTGAAGTATTGAACCCGTACCTGGACAATCCGGAGACGATGCAGGTGATGCAAAAGTTTTATCACAAATATTACAATGATTCCAAGAAGAGAAAGTTTATTATAGGCATCAATCCAAGCCGTCATGGAGCCGGTGTTACAGGCGTTCCGTTTACCGATACCAAACGATTGGAAAGTATCTGTGGGATCAAAATGGAATCTGCCCATACTCATGAAGTCTCTTCCGTATTCATGTATGATATGATCGCAGACTATGGTGGAGCCGATTTGTTTTACAAAGATATTTATATCAATTCTCCATTTCCGTTGGCCATCGTACGAAAAACAAAAAATGGCTGGCTCAATGCCAATTATTATGATGATAAAGAACTTTTCAAGGATGTGAAAGACTTCATGATCGATTCATTGAAAAAACACATCAGCTTGAATCTGGATACCTCAGAAGTCTTTGTCCTTGGTAAAAAGAATGCTGAATTTATTTCAAAACTCAATAAAGAAGCTCAGCTTTTTGGAACGATGACGGTCTTGGAACATCCACGGTATATTCAGCAATATAAATCAAAAGAAAAACAGCTGTATATAGATAAATATATTTTAGCTCTAAAAAGATAA
- a CDS encoding DUF4241 domain-containing protein, protein MNESWQQKWEEIKDKLISPVDIETYFTSDEIMEQRMETMGIGNVSLPSGKVIVRDPLVYLNQREQPFFVEVPKGNFPVTIAVVKLEDWGDRYAAAKVEFTKEKPVIYREALIGIENIEDANEDAFFGFNVDAGLACITDPEVVPYVDKFIEELDVENIYDDYFAELFAKSYKENPRNQRDPGDWINWKVPNTEYQIPIFASGVGDGVYPVYFAYDEQDKLCGVYIHFIDIELELSEYDEDEEDEDDDATQSDNFVFLK, encoded by the coding sequence ATGAACGAAAGCTGGCAGCAAAAATGGGAAGAGATAAAAGACAAATTGATATCTCCTGTAGATATTGAAACCTATTTTACCTCAGATGAAATTATGGAACAGAGAATGGAGACAATGGGAATTGGTAATGTTTCTCTGCCATCAGGAAAAGTAATCGTAAGAGATCCCCTGGTATATCTGAATCAAAGAGAGCAGCCTTTTTTTGTTGAAGTTCCTAAAGGAAATTTTCCTGTAACCATTGCCGTAGTAAAATTGGAAGATTGGGGAGATCGGTATGCTGCTGCAAAAGTTGAGTTTACAAAAGAAAAGCCGGTTATCTATAGAGAAGCATTAATAGGTATTGAAAATATTGAAGATGCCAATGAAGACGCATTTTTTGGTTTCAACGTAGATGCCGGTTTAGCCTGTATTACCGATCCTGAAGTGGTGCCTTATGTGGATAAGTTTATTGAGGAACTGGATGTTGAGAATATTTACGATGATTATTTTGCAGAACTGTTTGCCAAAAGCTATAAAGAAAACCCGAGAAACCAAAGAGATCCTGGAGACTGGATCAATTGGAAAGTACCCAATACAGAATATCAGATCCCAATTTTTGCCAGTGGAGTAGGAGACGGTGTATATCCGGTTTACTTTGCTTATGATGAACAGGATAAATTATGTGGAGTATATATTCACTTTATCGATATTGAGTTAGAATTATCCGAATATGATGAAGACGAGGAGGATGAAGATGACGATGCAACTCAGTCAGATAATTTTGTCTTTCTAAAATAA
- a CDS encoding alpha/beta hydrolase, with translation MIKKIALVCSMMFAVNYTVSAQTVTTKPLTIGEVRTFKSKTLNEERTLNIYLPQNFDKSKAYPIIYLLDGSMNEDFIHVSGLVQFFNQMYSMPETIVVGIANIDRKRDFTFYTDLKDLQKDYPTTGHSDKFITFFEKELKPYVESQFKTTEKYLFGQSLGGLLATEILLKKPEMFNNYFIISPSLWWDDESLLKQAPQLLSKSADTKKFVYVSVGKGEHPVMIKDAETLYDVLKKAGKKNWTLEYKMMETDNHATILHRSLYEGLVKLFPYQEPK, from the coding sequence ATGATTAAGAAAATTGCTCTTGTATGCAGCATGATGTTTGCGGTTAATTATACGGTTTCAGCACAGACTGTTACTACAAAACCGCTTACGATAGGAGAAGTGAGGACTTTTAAGTCTAAAACACTGAATGAAGAAAGAACATTAAACATCTATCTTCCTCAAAACTTTGATAAATCAAAAGCCTACCCAATTATTTATCTTTTAGATGGAAGTATGAATGAAGATTTTATCCACGTTTCAGGGTTGGTGCAGTTCTTCAATCAAATGTATTCTATGCCGGAAACCATTGTGGTAGGAATTGCGAATATAGATAGAAAAAGAGATTTTACTTTTTACACGGATTTGAAAGATTTACAGAAAGATTATCCTACAACAGGGCATTCTGATAAATTTATCACCTTTTTTGAAAAAGAATTGAAGCCTTATGTTGAAAGTCAGTTTAAAACAACAGAAAAATATTTGTTTGGACAATCTCTAGGAGGGCTTTTAGCAACAGAGATCTTATTGAAAAAACCTGAAATGTTCAACAACTATTTCATCATCAGTCCGAGTTTATGGTGGGATGATGAAAGTCTTCTTAAACAGGCTCCTCAATTACTTTCAAAATCTGCTGATACTAAAAAATTCGTTTATGTTTCCGTAGGAAAAGGAGAACATCCTGTGATGATAAAAGATGCAGAAACGCTATATGATGTTTTGAAAAAAGCAGGAAAGAAAAACTGGACATTAGAATATAAAATGATGGAAACAGACAATCATGCAACCATTCTTCACAGAAGTTTATACGAAGGATTGGTGAAATTGTTTCCGTATCAGGAGCCAAAATAA
- a CDS encoding transposase, whose protein sequence is MADIRTTSIEADCFYHIYNRGINGENIFKSDRNYLFFFKKMSESLFPVCDVYAYCLMPNHFHILIKIKSDFELGSLVKVLNLDKDS, encoded by the coding sequence ATGGCAGATATCAGAACTACTTCAATTGAAGCAGATTGTTTTTACCATATTTATAATCGTGGTATTAATGGAGAGAATATTTTCAAATCAGATCGAAATTATCTGTTCTTTTTCAAGAAAATGTCCGAATCTCTTTTTCCTGTATGTGATGTATATGCCTATTGTCTGATGCCAAATCATTTTCATATTTTAATTAAAATAAAATCAGACTTTGAATTGGGCAGCCTTGTCAAGGTTTTAAACTTGGACAAGGATAGTTAG